In Paenibacillus guangzhouensis, a single window of DNA contains:
- a CDS encoding DeoR/GlpR family DNA-binding transcription regulator — protein MSLLSEERKQYILEQLDGGGKVHVVQLAEQLQVSNETIRRDLGALDEEKRLRRVYGGAVKIQYDTGEPPYQQRQVLQHEAKQRIGRCAASLIEDGNTIYMDTGTTTLELARALKGRKRITVITNSLTVACLLRDSVSQGLFSGRIIILGGEISPEQQSVSGHLGLDMLTHFYVDKAFISVGGVSIQTGISDYDMNDSVISRAVTNRAKEIIVVADYSKIGIQAFCHIGPMEKIDVIVCDQAYPSSWGQELEMKGITWIVADE, from the coding sequence GTGTCTCTATTATCGGAAGAACGCAAGCAGTATATATTAGAACAGCTCGATGGAGGCGGGAAAGTTCATGTCGTTCAACTCGCAGAGCAGCTCCAAGTGTCCAATGAGACCATTCGACGGGATCTCGGTGCATTGGATGAGGAGAAAAGGCTTCGGCGCGTGTATGGCGGCGCCGTGAAGATACAATATGATACCGGAGAACCTCCTTATCAGCAGCGGCAAGTTCTTCAACATGAGGCCAAGCAAAGGATCGGACGATGCGCAGCATCTTTGATCGAAGATGGAAATACGATCTACATGGACACCGGCACAACGACGCTTGAACTGGCTCGAGCATTGAAGGGGCGAAAACGGATTACGGTCATCACCAACTCCTTAACCGTTGCGTGTCTGCTTCGCGACTCCGTATCGCAAGGGTTATTCAGCGGCCGCATCATCATTCTTGGTGGAGAAATCTCGCCGGAGCAGCAGTCGGTTAGCGGTCATCTAGGTCTTGATATGCTAACTCATTTTTACGTTGATAAAGCCTTTATATCGGTAGGCGGCGTGTCGATTCAGACAGGCATTAGCGATTATGACATGAACGATTCTGTGATCTCCAGAGCCGTGACCAATAGAGCAAAGGAGATTATCGTCGTTGCTGACTATAGTAAAATAGGCATTCAAGCTTTTTGCCACATTGGACCTATGGAGAAAATTGACGTGATTGTGTGTGATCAAGCTTATCCTTCATCCTGGGGGCAAGAGTTAGAAATGAAGGGAATTACTTGGATCGTGGCAGACGAGTGA